agcCCCAGCTTCCCGGTTCACATGCATGTTTCGTGCTCTCTGCCCACACCCCTGGACAGTGCCTACTCCCTCCCACACAGCCTTCCCAGCGGGCAGGGCACCTGGGGTGTCCGGGCAGCCCCCGCTCCCTCCCGACTTTCTCCGTGACTCATCCACTCCAGAGGAAAACCAGTATTTCAGCACACATCAGAGAAAGGACCGGGAGAAGCATTCCATGGGAAAGGGAACGCGGCGGATACTTCTCGCATGCCTCATCCCAGCGGCTCGCCCTCGGGTCTCTGCCTCTCGGCTGGCTGTGGGAAATGGCACTTGTTTCCCTTCCCGCTCTGCAGTCGCGGGCCAGCACTGCAAGAAGAGGagggcagagctctgcagccaccTCAGATCTCGGGGCATCCACGCCCCAGGTGCAGGGTGCAGGTTTAGTCCCCTCAAAGCTTCTGAGGGATCCattggagaggatggagagacCACCCCATTCTCCCATCCCACTGCACATcctgcccaaaatccccatcCCTCTGCACGGCTGGGGCTCGTTGGTAACAAGAGCTGTTCCTCACCTCTGCCAAACTCAGGAAGGTTGGGAGAGCTCCCAAAACCTACTGTGATGCCTGAATTGCTCATTCAAGGGAGGAGTCCTTCTCCTCTCACACTAGAACACCCCGGCTGCCATCTCCAGTCCCTCCACATCCCTCCTCTGGCCAGTGGGAGCTATCCACAGCCACAAGTCCTGGCTGGGATGGGTTTCCCAGGATCTCCCTCCTTTCCACGGACTGTGTCCCTTCCTGTTTTCCCCACAACGTGcaattcaattcaattcaattcaattcaattcaattcaattcaaATCATCACCAACTGCCTTCCCTGCTGGGTGTGAGCCGAGGCCAGCAGCCACAAAGCAAGGAAACTCATCTGGATTCCTGCTTCCCCTCACCAGCCCTTCCAGAGGGACCACTTGAAAAGCAGTTCATTTTTAACTGGAGAAAAATAACATGTTCCTCCTCCTTCCTACGTTGCCAGACAGGTGCTTGCTCAAGGGAGAGCTTTGAAATCCAGCCAGGCAAGACAAGGACCTCCAGGAGAGAGCAATGGggctgagcccaggctgtcactTGGGGGACAGCCTTGAAAGCATCCCTGTCACCTTGGCAGGCACAGCGCTGATGTGGCTGTCTCTGGCCTCACAGGAAGCTGGATGTGGACAGGATGCAGGCTGCAGTGCAGGGTGGTGGCTGCATGAGGGAGCAGCAGTGCCCTAGGGATGCTGTGGGTAGTGGAATACACCTGGGTTTTCCCTATGTGCAGGTAACACAGAGGAAAGAGCCTCAAAATGGAAGATCCTGGCATGTTCCTGCTGCTTCCTTGGGGATTGTCCCAGCAGCCTTGAGGCTGTCACCTCTTCTCTCCCAGGCTGCACTCAGCATCTTCTCTGCAGAGGAATGGTCAATTTTGactcatctgaaaaaaaaaaaaaaaaagagagaaaaaaaaaaaaggaaaaaaaaatcaatgccCTTTGCTCCAGCAAGACTCAAAATAGGAGCTGTTTCctccctgggaaaaggaaatTCCCAGCTCCCCACTAAGGACTGGACTGCTCCAGGCTCCTCAGCAGCTGGATATCCTGAGGTTCTGCCCCAGTTCCCTGTGCCAGGATGCACAGGCTCCCTTCTGGGGAGGGGGAGTGGCCCCAGGGAAGGACTGCTGCTGTGAGTATTCCCAGGCTCAAGAATCCTCATACTCCCCCAGGACAGGACCTGACCATGCTCCTGCTGACCATCAGTGTCCCCATCCTGGTGCTGGCCACTTCCAAACTGTCCAGGACATTTAGCTTGTCTCTCCAGGATAACACCACCAGGATTTCTATTCCAATTTAAGAGCCTTTCCCaccttgagggaaaaaaaatgggtaGAAGTGTGAATGCCCCCCGGGGAAAGCCTGtgtccatcccatccctgtgcaCCCTTCCCACCTCCCAGTACCTGCAGAAGACTGGCTGAGCTGGTCACCACTGGTTTGAGCACATTTAGCAGGACAAGTCTCCAGCTTGCTCCTAGTTGTCTTCCTTCCCTATTTATATCTGACTTGATGCGTTCTTTCAGCTTTCCTGTTATTCTGGGAGACCTTATACTCCTCAGCATCACTTTTCGTTGTActcataaattttttttttgtctgggaTTGGcctggtttgttgttttttggtttttttttttttttttggacataTTTCCTCATTTTCAGAGCAGATCCAGAGTAGCACCTTTTCCTGGTGGTCCTGCATTAAAAAGTTTTATCTTTATGTCTCATTCTCCAACACTTCAATCCTGTCTGCAAGTGGAAGTGTCCCCTTATTATAGCCTCCCCTAAAATATGTGAGTAGCTGGTTTAGGTGTCTGGTGTTGATGTGGAAACACATTTAGGTTTGCCCTTGCTCTGTTGTCCAGGCAAAGGAACATGgagtcatggaatcatagaatcccagaatggtttgtgttgaaaGGGAAATTTAAATACCATttcatgggcaggggcacctttcactagaccaggttgctcagagaccTGTCCATCCCAGCCTTAAATGTTCCCAGGGATAGAgcatccaccacctccctgggcaagTTGTGCCAGTGTTCCACCACCATCACCCTAAAAAAATGCTGCCTTCTATCTAAACTAAATTGACGCTCTTTTAGTTACGCCCTGGCACTGTAAGAGGTCGGATTTGCCTCCCATATTTATTGCAGTTACactgtttgttttcctgctggCATTTTCAGAAGTGAACATAAGGTGCATTTCCTACCCCAGTCCCTCCATGCCCTCTCCCCCAGCCACCTGCTGCTGGTTTAAATCCCCTTTGACACTGCAGTGATCAATGTCTTGTGTGAGTCCCTTGCATCCCAAGACGTCAAACCATCTCTGAGTCAAACCATAGCTAAACGCCCCCTCCCTGACCCACTCTCTCATCCTCACCCTGAGATTCCAGCtctccaggtgtcccctgggtcCTCACCCTGAGATTCCAGgtctccaggtgtcccctgggtctcaccccagggaatggtGGGGTTTTCCTGGGCCCCGGTGTCTGGATGTAGCTGCCAGGTCAGCTCTGATGCTCGCATGGCATGGCACAAGCAGCCCCTGTGCTGCAGTCAGATCATCTCTCTGGAGGTATGTGAAGCCAGGGAGCATTGGGACACCCTTGTGGGCTCCCTTATGGCACACAAAGCCACTGCCCCCAGGCACCACTTCCCCCAGAGAGCCTGATCAGCTGCCTAACCCCGGTGATGAGCAAACTGGGCCATTTTCTTCCAGCACTTACAAGCTGCCTTTGGCTCGTCTTCACTTGCTCAGCAAATGCCCCCAAACAGGTCAGCACTTTCTTCACAGCAAAGCTATGCAAGGAATTTTTCTCCTAAGGCAGCTGGACCCTTTCCAAAGAAGGAGAGCTGCCAAAttcccacccccagccccccagcagCGAAACAAGGTGCAAATTTGGCCCCTGGAGGCTTTCTGTTCTCTTCCACTTCTGCCCTTGCTGTCTGCTGGAGGTGGAGAGGAAGGGGCCCTCTCCACTCCCTTCCCATGCTGGGGTTGAGTGTAGAAGGGAAAGGGCTAGTTCTGTCCCAGAGAACTCGAGGTGTCAGAGCTCTTCCCAAATGCAGCAGGTAGGAGACACGGGTGTGGGTTTGCACCTCCCTGTGCTCCCCTCATGGTGCCTGCTGTGCAGTGGGCATCTCTCTGCTCCCGATGTGctccacagggctggggactcTTGGGCAGTTGTCTCCtgtggtttatttattttttcactgcttCTCCATACTTCCTGCTATTCACGAGCATGGCTGTTGCTGCAGGAAGGAGGCTGCTGATCTGGGCTGTGAGTTCACAATgtttctgccttccactccccctcCCAAAGGCCTCTAAAGAAGGTGCAGCTCCTCCACCACTGCCTGGCCTCCAGCCCCTGGCAGAAATTGGCTTTCAGGCACATcaccctggcagcacagctggatgcTCATCTGCTTCATTTCTCTGCCTACAATTCTTTGATAGGAAAGTTGGAGCTTTCCTCTGCTGCCCATCTGCTACGAAGGGCAAAGAACATCTCCAGGGGATGAGATTGCTCTGCGCACATTCACATTCCAAGTGCCAAGGACTCCTGAAAGCCAAGGGCCCAGGAGAACACAGCAAGTCAGCCTTAGGCAGCCAATGACCCTTTCCAAAGCTCAATGACCCAGGTGCTcctgggatttcacagaagcaAAGGTACCAAGAGTTGGGGGTACTCTGGGCTCTGGCAGAACCTCTTTACAAACACAAtgcccagctccttcccctttCCTGAACCAGCAGGTCACCCCCAAAAGAATCCGTAAACTCCTGTCCATGCAGGAAAAGGTCACAGGGAGCTGGTCACGACCAGGCATGGGGATGGGCACCACCTTGTAGCTCCTCTCAGCCCCCATCCTGAGAAGCAGTCCCAAGAAGAGCTGGGCCCTCAAAGCACTCATTGCTTCCCTCTCAAACCTTGGGCTGCCCCAAGTGCTGGACCCCTGAGGGCAGTAAGGGGTCTGACTGGCCTCACCTGGTGTCCCCACCCACACATCCTTCAGTCACAGCCCCAGGCACCTGAGCTCAGTCCCGGCTGATCTCTGGGAGGGTATGTTTATTGATGGCTCTGTCTCCAGGTGGACTTTGCACCTGTGCAACAGGTAGCTtatctcagctgctgcttcctgggTGGACCTCACACGGCTGTGGTAGGCAGCTTGCTCCCCGTGTCCCAAAGGATGCCGAGAGAAGGAACTCTGGCACCTCCAAGAGCACTTTCACTAGCACCCTGTCCATGTTCTGCCAGGGACCCTGCCCGGCTGGCTGCACCCTCCCTAGGGAGGAGGTCGACTGGGGACCCTGGCCTCCTCTTAATCGTATGCGCCACCCACGGCATTGCAGTAGGATACCGGCTCCTGGGAATTGTCCTCATCCATCCTTCGGTGGGATTGCCCTGCCCTCTGCCGATCTTTCAACATATAGGCAGGACAGAGACGGCGGTCCCTGGCTGGGAGAATGTTTGTGGCCATCTCCAAGGGCGAGTTTCCCAGGGATCCTCACATAGACAACCACGTTAGCACAGTCTGGCGTCAGGACTGGATCCGGAACACACCCCGCTTGTTTGAAAGCCAGCTTAAGCTGTAAAATAGGAATTTTTCCCAGGGGAATACGCAGCGGGATCATCACCCTGCTGCCGTGCTCTAATGAGCTGCATCTGTATTGTTGTTGGTGCTCACCTGGAGCCAGCATGGAGGCACAACGGGGACTGTCTGTTCGTGATttaaaaggagggggaaaaatattCATAGCAAAACTTTCTGTGAATTTTAATAAGACTGAAAAGCCAGAGTCTGCTCCTGGAGAGTCAGTGGCCATGAACATGAGTTTATTGATGGAGAGATCATGTTCATCCAAAGGATTTTAGATTGCGGGGATGCGTTGTTTTGAGgatggccctgcacagacaccccaaccATCCCACCCTGTGGCTGAAAGGGTTGTGCAAACACTCCCAGAGCTCTGGTAaccttggggctgtgaccaggctcccgtgggccccagccgggtgccgatggagccccggcccagcggggctgcggggcggccccgcggctccccgggcagcagccggccctctgccccctccagagcccggcgccagcggctgctggccgggcctcggggctgtgcgggcaggggaggccggggcagggcgcagggagcgcccggcccaggggccgaccccgcgctaacccttccctcctgccgctctctccagctggaagaggacaggagccaaGTGGCCGAGctcctgcgccgggccctgccctacctgcagagcccacaggagcccctgcgagaggcggccgtcaggttcatgggtgagccacgagcccgggctccctccctgtcctgccaCAGCAGGATCTGGGCCACGGTCCATAACAGGCTCTGTGTTCCTAGGGGTCGCAGGGCGGTACttgaggaggcagcaggaagagACCCAGCTCATCTACGAGGGTGAGGGCTGACAGCGGTGGCTGGCGGGGGCAGCTGCAAGCACTGCCCCGGCTGcggagggctctgctccctaTGTGGATGAGGGGCGGCGTGGGCTGAGCGCACAGGGATTTCAGGGGCACGtgggggattcgtggccagcagcttcAGGCTGATCCCGTTGgtctgttcaatatttttattgatgacatggatgaggggattgagtctttcatcagtaaatctgcagacaacactaagctgggagcatgTGTCAATCTattggaaggtaggagggctctgcagagacctggaatggttggatgcatgggcagagtccagtaagatgaagtttaataaatccaagtgcccagtcctgcattttggccacaataaccccctgcaatgctataggctggggacggtgtggctggacagtgctcaggtggaaaaggacctgggggcactggtcgacagctgGCTGAacgtgagccagcagtgtgcccaggtggccaagaaggccaatggcatcctggccagtAACAGGAATGGTGTGACCAGCAGaagcagggaggtcattcttcccctgtactcggtactggtgagggcacacctcgagtgctgtgtccagttctgggcccctcagtttaggaaggacgttgagacgctggagtgtgtccagaggaggcaacgaggctggagaggggcttggaacacaagccctatgaagaacgactgagggagctggggttgtttagcctggagagcaggaaactcagaggtgaccttatcactctctacaacttcctgaagggtggctgtaGTCAGttggggttggtctctttctccaggcagcagctgagggcgTGGAGATCTCCTGGCTGCCCCATGCAGGGCCAGAACTTCAGCGATCCTTgcaactcaggatattctatggttctgtatgtccctgtcctggtccagggcaaatttgggagagaaccCGAAAAGGGGTTCCTCCGGAAGGCAGATTCAATTGGCCCCTCCCCTCAACCGGTTTGGGAAAAATACTTCCTTGGagcaaagtggaaaaaactgtttattaaacaagaaaacctagACAATATTAAATAATGAAACTTCTTGCCGCTCCAAAAGagggacaaactcagaaaaaatcccccccaggctgcagctcggctcactcagtctctgATCAGTCCCTCCAGCGCTGGAAATGCCCCGGCCCAGGCCCGGCCTGCTGGGACACACACAGGTGCGAGCTGCCGCTGCTCTTCttggtgttcagtccagagcaggtttgagcaggtccaaagaaaaggaaaatccacaatccagggaacttctttgcctcagctagctaaaactaactaaaaaagctaaggaaagctctgtctcacTGTCTGTCCAtccgcagacaacacagtccaggagaacgaatgtggaggagtgagtgcagtttctggaaaCAAACTCGAGCGCACGCTTCTTCTCCCccccttcactcctggaacaagtcttaaaggtgcaaaacttattattcagcataaacagaacagacgactggggataaaagcatcatacagtcAACCTAGGACAGTCTCCAAACTCTTTCCTCACACCTTCCTTGGCCTCATCCAGCTCTTGGGGATAAATCTGCCTCATGGGACTGTGCTCCCTCCAGATATGCAAACCAGAGCACAAATGCACAGCTGCCCAACTCCCCTTTCTCACCACTACGGCTCAGGTCAGGCTGCACATGCTGGGGTGAGGAACAGAGGCATCTCCCTTGCTCCAGAAGGAAGGTTTTTCTTCAGCCAGCCTCCCTGGGCCAGCCTGGTGTGTCAAGAATCAATGCCACGAGGCTCAGGGGAagacaggcagcagctgccatgaGGATGGGCATGAATTATGGATGTGCTGGCCTGCTTTGGGAGCAGAGAGCACCTCCCTCCACAGAAATGATGTCTTGTGCTCCACAGGCTGCACAGACACCGTGCTGAACAAATCCACGCTGTGCTCACTAAaacagagccctggtgacacagccagcagggctgcagtcttcctgggctgcagggaagcTCGTGGTGCTGTGGAGATGCATGGCAAGGAAGAGGAGAAACCCATCAGGGCAGCTGGTCACGGAATGGTTGCCCACGCATTCAGGACCTGGCTCAAGGAGGAAGTTTGGCAGCAGTCAGGTTGTACTCGGCATCTGGGACTCAGTTGGAAGTCAAcaagctgcagccccagggatgctctggtcccatccctccatccccctCAGCACAGGTGGTGCTGCCCAGAGCCAACTCCTCTGAAGGAACAGGGATAAAAAAGCAGAGTAGGGCACAGAAACCATAAAAAATCAAACGCTCCCAGCATATCTCCATCAAAAATTCAGAAACGTTGCAAAACTGCCTTGTTTTGCTACGGAAAAGCAGGTGCCAGGTAGGGGTGGGAATGGTGGAAAATTCGCCATTCAGAGCAAACCaagctgtggtttttttctagtttccaggctgaaaaacaACAGTGCAGGGCAAAAGAATCAGCTAATTTGTCTTAAAAGATGCTTTCTATTCCAAACTTGAAACTACATATAGACATTTTATAAATACACATACTTTATATTTCAATATATCTAAATGCAACTTTATAAACGTATGTATTATGTATTACTGTAATATAGAAATATtgcacttttttaaaaatacctacCCTTCTCTGTCAGATTTCTCAATCCCTTTCAAACATCCATGACAGGAGCGAGCAGGTGGACTGTGCATCCCAAAGGCTCCAAGTGCTTCTTAGAATCCCTTCCAATTCAACCCACTGTGTCTCAGGTCAGCAGTGGCAAGGCCTGAGCTCCAATGCTGCAGCTAGCAAACCCTGACAAGCTCCAGATTGGGAAGAGACACAACCAGCAAGGGAAACATCAAGGAGGATCTCCAAAACCATTCATTGAAACAAAACACATAGGAATTCACATGAATCCAAAGCTGGGCAAGCAGGAAGAGGGATGAGCTTTGTCAAGTTTCTTAAAGGGTCACTGTGTTTCTGATCTTTAAACAACCTTTTCATCCCATTCCACAGGATGCTGCTTTGGGACGGTAAGaggttgttttttccttccaccAGAGTggcataaaaataaatctgtcaaCTCTTATTATATGGGTTGTCAACACACATGtcatctgggtttttttttttttttttcctgtgggaaaATATCACTCTCTCAGTACTTTAAGTAGCATTATccttattttcttatcttattgaaatttctgttttttaactgaaaacttTTGAGACTTGAAGTCTGAGGGTACCTGAGACGCCAGCACCCAGAGAAAAGCAGTTTAGCAGCCAATCTCAGCATGTCTTGTACAGTACAGCAAAGCCCAGGGTGTTTTGCTAGAGGAGCTCTAACGTGGATCCCAAACactgggaacacctgggacaCAGGGAAAGCTGGCATGGGGAAGGACCAGAGCAACACAACAACACCACAAAGGGCTCATTTTCCTTATTAAACAGGCAATATCTGTACAACATGGCCACAGCCACAGGTGCCTGGCTGGGATGGCAGGAAATTTAATGCCAGGGGTGAAAACGTTTCCTGTCTCTTTCTTTAGGACAGGCTTTCATGAGGCTGGTATCCATGCTGGATCATGCATGTAAATACAAAGCTTTGGTGAAGCTTTGGTTGCACTCATAGGCTGACTTGCAACCACAGCTCAGcctgctccagagccctgggaaatctgccttccagccctgctgcctgctgctgtccctcccCACACCAGCAACACCAACACAggaacagcacagggagcaggatggtgggaaattgagaaaaaaacacCAGGTGAGCCAAAGCAACCAACATCAATAGCACTGGCAGGGTGTGCACAGCAGTGGGGAAGGCTTGTTATCTGCAGCTTGAAGGTAGTtccttccccagggaaaagtCCTGCTTTGTCCATTCCCGTATCTCCTAGAGATAGAAGTCCTTCCTGGAGGTGTGAGGGGCATCTGGCAGCACTTCTGCCTGAGGCTGAGGctggcagggcagtgccaggcttCCCCCCAGCACTGGGTGGTCTTGGGGCAGTCCCATGGGAGAGATGGGCAAACCACAGCCACTGTGGGGCtaggaaagagagagaatagTGGTGAGACACTTTGCAGGGGGTTATCAGCACTGGCTGGACAGATTCCCAGCACAGAAAACACTGAGCCCCAGGCTGGAGCAAGGCCCTTACCCTGTGCCTGCCCTCCTGGCTCCACGCAGAGCCATGTATCCCATAGGAATTCAATGTCTCCAGAGGGCTGCTGATGCTCCCAAAGTGccctgcagctgagctgggggaAGAGTGCTGGGGCACTGAAAGAACAGGGCTCAGCTGTTTTTCAGGAGTAAGCTGGtagaaaggggggaaaaaaacctgggGTATGGAGCCATCTCTTCCCAGGAGtccccagtgctggcagcaTCCATGCTGCAGAATCCGTTCAGGTTAAAATGCTGTGGGGGCACACCAGACCCGAGGCCCAAACATCCCTGGGACTGGGAGATCATGTCTTTGCTGAGGCCATAAACGCCAGGCTGAGCTGGAGACCGCAGGAGTGGGAAAACATAGTCCTGCCATGGGCTGGCCTGTGGAGAAGAGTTGGGGCTGTGGCCACATACCCCGCTGATCAGCAAGGGATGGTGCTTTGGCTGGCTGGGTGGTGCCCCGTGGTGCTGGCactggctgggcagggagaaggACTGGTGGATATCCTCTTGGAGGGGCTGCACAGCTGAGAAGtccccctgcagctgctgggcccCGGGTGGCTCCTGCGGGCAGGGAGCTCCCGGGGCTGAGCTGGGGGCTCAGCCAGGGGGTGCCCTGCACTGGCTGGAAGGAATGGAGCAGTGTCTCCTCCCCAGCTGGTCTCCACTGGTCTCCACTGGACAGCTCTTCCTGCTCagccagctctgggagcagccccGACACAGCACTgaggggctgctcccacagcaggatggggagctgggccagggcagtgctgggctgccCTGCACACTGTGCCAGGTGGCACCTCGAGTCCTCGTTCTCCGTGTGGCATGGAACAGTGCCTCCCTGTGGGCTGGGGGCCGTGTCTGGCGGGGGACAGACCTGTGTCCCTCTCTCATGCCCATCCACTGGAGGGCTGGGGATGCAGGAGAGAATCTGGTTGCTGGCCAGGCTGTtgctcagggatggggactggTCTGGGTCCGTGCTGACCATCACCATTTTCtcatccagcagcaggagcttcAGGTCCTCAGCATTCAAATCCAGGCCCTCCAAAGCACTGAAGAGCTTGTTGGAACAGCTCTGGCCACTCTTAATTGAGAGCAAGTCCATGGTGGCCAAGAGAGGGTCCTCCTGCTGCAAATCCAACAGCTTCTCTTGGAGGCTGCTGCCCATTGCagaagctggagctgtgcccatACTCCAGGCATCCCCtcctgcacctggcaaagacaCACCctcaggctggaaagtgctgCTGAAGGAAGGGTTTGGAATGGGAGCTGAGTGGGAGGTGTACACCACCTTGTCCTGTTGCATCACAGCACCCAGCAGAGACCTGGGGTCAATACCGTTCTTCTGGGAGCACCCTACATAGCTGCAGGAGGGCTTCTTGTACTTGCTGGGTTTCCCTTTGCTCTGGAAAAAGTCAGGGAAGCCTGGAAGAGGGTGAGAGCTTTGGTAGAGAAGTGCCTCTCCTGTAGCAAAGGTGAAGGGAAGATGCATGGACCGCTTCCGAAGGTGCTCTCCTCCTTCTTCATCTCTGCAGGGCAGGAAGAGGACACTGTGGCTGACACATGCACAAATCCAACACACAAGTGCTTCTGCAATGGGCAATTGTGATCCCTGCAAGCCAAAGCCCCTTTGCTACAGCCAGCATGCATTCACACAAAGACACtcacacaaaaaacaaacatctGCAGCATAAGTGAGCATCACCCCTATTGAGGGGTGGCCTTGCAGACGGGGATGTGGCTGAACAGCACCAAGCACAGaatcccacagctgctcctttaAAAGGTACAAGCAGCAATGGCAAATCCAGcatcctgccctgctcaggacaTCCCAGAACCATGGAGaaagccaggctgtgcccatgCCAGCCCCAGCACGTACACGAGGGGTCTCTGTGTGACCACGATGTACTCGGGTTTGCCATTCTTGTAGACGAGCCGGGCGTTGGCCTGCACCCACTTCCAGCAGTTGTCCTTGGTCAGCAGCTGGAACACTGTCAGGCCACTCTCCCCCGTCTTCATCACTGCCAGAAGGAAGCACCAGTGCTGTCACCATGGCACACTGCCCTTTCCAActggaaacagcagcagcatggctgGCAGGCACAGGGGACACCATGCAGCTGAACACCCCTGACTGCACTCCACACCAAGCTCCCTGGagtgacaggagcagcacagcaaagCATCCTGTGGGAAAGAGCCACCGGGCTTGACAGAGCAGCCAACAGAGCTGCCCTGGTCCCAGCCCACTCATCAGCACAAGTGACCAGGGAGGGGACTCTTACTCCTGACGTGGTCCTTAGCACAGCACAGCATGTCAGCAGCATGGACAAACTGGTACCCGGTGCCACACATCCGCAGCTCCACCTCAGTGTAGCCCAGGACAATCTTGCCCCTGCGAGACACAGAGAGCACACTGAGCTCAAAGGCAAGGCTGGGGTGGGATGTCAGGAATGGAGCACTGAAAGCTCTGCTGCTTACCTGGCATCACATGCCAAGGGCGTGAAGTCCAGCTTGTGCTTGGTCCTGAAGATCATGCTCTTGGTTCAGATCTGCAGGATGGACGAGGGCTGCAGGGGCGTGGAGATGGCGAACAGAGCGAGCTGGGGGGGCAGGACAGAGCCATCTTCAGACCTTTTGTTCTGCCCACGAAGGAATTTCAACCTGCCTTGAAGGTTCAAAGCctgggaagagaagaaaagctcAGTGTCATTCAGAAAAGTGAGAAGGAAGAGAGCTGCATGGAAAGGAAGATGTCTGTCTACAGAGTTGGTGTGAACAGAATCATCAAATcacagcatggtttgggtttggaatgaccttaaggatcatcttgttccaatccCCGTGCCATGGgccaggacaccttccactatcctaggtttctccaagccccatccaacctggccttggacacttccagggatggggcagccacagcttccctgggcaccctgtgctcTCCTGTGAAGAGAGGAGGAGGGATGACCTCCACATACCTGATCTTAAGGCATACTTTTAACagaaaaaccaagcaaaacacAGGGGAGAAAAGCACTTGATTATTCAAGATTCAGCATTTTTGAGAGGAGAGGAACAAAACTCACAGGGAGAGGCTGTA
This is a stretch of genomic DNA from Anomalospiza imberbis isolate Cuckoo-Finch-1a 21T00152 chromosome 7, ASM3175350v1, whole genome shotgun sequence. It encodes these proteins:
- the LOC137477672 gene encoding LOW QUALITY PROTEIN: aryl hydrocarbon receptor-like (The sequence of the model RefSeq protein was modified relative to this genomic sequence to represent the inferred CDS: inserted 3 bases in 2 codons; substituted 1 base at 1 genomic stop codon); amino-acid sequence: MLQLSPVRARGLRGPGKGSGLSPFPGNAAVPSGTRPGLAEGGDSNPAKRHRERLKRELERRAGLLPFPPDVVAGLDRLSVQRLSAGFLRARGFLGVALKNPGAKEAQRDGTCGTGPALALAAVPEGELLLQALNGFVLVVTSEGLIFYSSHTIQDYLGFHQTDVIHQSVFELIHTEDQPEFRHNLHWALDPPHTPEGELSPAAGESLSSSAAVYKPDQLPPENSSFLERSFVCRFRCLLDNSSSFLALNLQGRLKFLRGQNKRSEDGSVLPPQLALFAISTPLQPSSILQIXTKSMIFRTKHKLDFTPLACDARGKIVLGYTEVELRMCGTGYQFVHAADMLCCAKDHVRMMKTGESGLTVFQLLTKDNCWKWVQANARLVYKNGKPEYIVVTQRPLVDEEGGEHLRKRSMHLPFTFATGEALLYQSSHPLPGFPDFFQSKGKPSKYKKPSCSYVGCSQKNGIDPRSLLGAVMQQDKVVYTSHSAPIPNPSFSSTFQPEGVSLPGAGGDAWSMGTAPASAMGSSLQEKLLDLQQEDPLLATMDLLSIKSGQSCSNKLFSALEGLDLNAEDLKLLLLDEKMVMVSTDPDQSPSLSNSLASNQILSCIPSPPVDGHERGTQVCPPPDTAPSPQGGTVPCHTENEDSRCHLAQCAGQPSTALAQLPILLWEQPLSAVSGLLPELAEQEELSSGDQWRPAGEETLLHSFQPVQGTPWLXAPSSAPGAPCPQEPPGAQQLQGDFSAVQPLQEDIHQSFSLPSQCQHHGAPPSQPKHHPLLISGVCGHSPNSSPQASPWQDYVFPLLRSPAQPGVYGLSKDMISQSQGCLGLGSGVPPQHFNLNGFCSMDAASTGDSWEEMAPYPRFFXPPFYQLTPEKQLSPVLSVPQHSSPSSAAGHFGSISSPLETLNSYGIHGSAWSQEGRHRPHSGCGLPISPMGLPQDHPVLGGSLALPCQPQPQAEVLPDAPHTSRKDFYL